Proteins found in one Vallitalea guaymasensis genomic segment:
- a CDS encoding CapA family protein encodes MIKTIKNFMVTILAISCFILMIGGCSNLKSEEDNPIIDKETSDDNANTTSTDTETTDKAENDDKSSTDDELDSDIINHHRKTITITTIGDCTLGSFPEVTKGKSFEDVLAANNNDYEYPFKNAFKWIKSDDITLINFEGTLTDATKLANKKWRFKGPKEYTNFLTSSSIEVVNIANNHSYDYLEEGYADTIKNMNDAGIGVSGNEYVHIKNIDSIKIAFIGHMVKDEPEDIFDKVKKDILKANQDGADVIVCSFHWGIEYNNMPTEYQKKLGHFAIDCGADMVIGHHPHILQGIELYNGKYIAYSLGNFVFGGNEILYDAKHKDVDTILLRQQIDLDDKEIIDIRLSIVPFRLSGDTKYNNYQPIVQAGDEGLRIRDKLISLSDKLEYGIKSLEIEE; translated from the coding sequence ATGATAAAAACAATAAAAAATTTCATGGTTACTATTTTAGCTATCAGCTGTTTTATACTTATGATTGGAGGATGCAGTAATCTAAAATCTGAAGAGGATAATCCCATTATTGATAAGGAAACAAGTGATGATAATGCCAATACTACAAGTACTGACACAGAAACAACTGATAAAGCGGAAAATGATGATAAGTCTAGTACTGATGATGAATTGGATTCAGATATAATAAATCACCATAGAAAAACAATAACCATTACTACTATAGGAGATTGTACTCTAGGTAGTTTTCCGGAAGTTACAAAAGGAAAATCATTTGAAGATGTACTAGCTGCTAATAATAACGATTATGAATATCCTTTCAAAAATGCTTTTAAATGGATTAAATCAGATGATATAACATTAATCAATTTTGAAGGAACATTAACAGATGCAACAAAACTTGCTAATAAAAAATGGAGATTCAAAGGACCAAAAGAATATACTAATTTTCTAACCTCATCTAGTATTGAGGTTGTAAATATAGCAAACAACCATAGCTATGATTATTTAGAAGAAGGCTATGCTGATACGATCAAGAATATGAATGATGCAGGTATAGGAGTATCTGGAAATGAATATGTCCATATTAAAAATATTGATAGCATCAAAATAGCCTTCATAGGACATATGGTCAAGGATGAGCCAGAAGATATATTTGATAAGGTAAAAAAAGATATATTGAAAGCCAATCAGGATGGTGCTGATGTAATTGTATGTTCTTTCCATTGGGGAATCGAGTACAATAATATGCCTACAGAGTATCAAAAAAAATTAGGACATTTTGCAATTGACTGTGGAGCTGATATGGTCATAGGTCATCACCCTCACATTTTACAAGGAATTGAGTTATACAATGGTAAATATATAGCCTATAGTCTTGGAAATTTTGTTTTTGGTGGAAATGAAATATTATACGACGCAAAACATAAAGACGTTGATACAATATTATTAAGACAACAAATAGATTTGGATGATAAAGAAATAATAGATATCAGACTTTCTATAGTACCCTTTAGATTATCTGGCGATACAAAATATAATAATTATCAACCAATTGTTCAAGCTGGTGATGAAGGATTACGTATCAGGGATAAATTAATAAGCTTAAGTGATAAATTAGAATATGGTATAAAATCACTAGAGATAGAAGAATAA